In a single window of the Deltaproteobacteria bacterium genome:
- a CDS encoding twin-arginine translocase TatA/TatE family subunit, translating into MGAFSLTHLLILAVVLLIFLKPKRLKDLGSSVGKSIKNFKQAKDEIEVEVISEENKKT; encoded by the coding sequence ATGGGCGCATTTAGTTTAACTCATTTATTAATTTTGGCGGTGGTTCTTCTCATTTTTTTAAAACCAAAAAGACTGAAAGATCTGGGAAGTTCTGTGGGAAAATCAATTAAAAACTTCAAACAAGCTAAAGATGAAATTGAAGTTGAAGTTATTTCTGAAGAAAATAAGAAGACCTAG
- the thrA gene encoding bifunctional aspartate kinase/homoserine dehydrogenase I, translating to MINKIWNVHKFGGTSVLNADRFRNVYKILTQSHSQHKELYCNDGPKALVVSAMKGVTDDLIQAVFGAEKRDEGYKSLLQKIWNRHQSEITSLITAVDYRESLLEVLRKDFTELHEILRGVWLVQSASKTILDQVSGMGEVWSAQILNAYLKSEGRKSQWLDARDVLSVSSSGVRVIVNWEKSKTQLESQLEKLNSEEELEFLVITGFVAREESGAVTTLGRNGSDYSASIFGALFHSQEIIIWTDVDGVLSADPRWVPEAVLLDEMSYSEVTELAYFGAKVVHPATMAPAIELSIPIWIKNSLKPEGRGTCIHKDAKSDRQVKGFSTIDKMSLINLEGTGMVGVPGVAERLFGALRSAGVNVVLISQASSEQSICLAIEESQGPLARQAIEQAFALEFQKNLIQPLQITNDISILAAVGDNMQHTPGIAGRFFTALGQSGISVRAIAQGSSERNISAVIDTKDAVKALRTVHSSFVLPHLNISLGLIGTGLIGSTFLKQLSEQTERLKTSKKINIQVRAIADSKKMWLSENEIPLQNWKEGFEKYSQALDLKKLSHHLQSHYIPHSVLIEATASSSLTTHYVNWLNQGLHLISPNKKANTGSFQDYKNIRLAMQSSQRHFLYSTNVGAGLPIIQTLRDLRATGDEIVEIEGILSGTLSYIFNEFSGSFFSKIVCQAKEKGYTEPDPREDLSGQDVVRKLVILAREIQIPLEVNEVEVMGLVPEKMQSLTKDEFMAQIQELDDQMEKRWMAAKEKNEILRFVASIDSSGKAKVGLKNLPYHHVFSKVTGTDNIVLFKTRRYFHQPLVVQGPGAGPEVTAAGVFADLLRLSQYLGAPL from the coding sequence ATGATAAATAAAATTTGGAATGTTCATAAATTTGGTGGAACCAGTGTTTTAAATGCGGATCGTTTTCGCAATGTCTACAAAATTCTGACTCAGAGTCACTCTCAGCACAAAGAACTTTATTGTAATGATGGGCCTAAAGCGCTTGTAGTTTCAGCAATGAAAGGCGTCACTGATGACTTAATTCAAGCCGTTTTCGGTGCCGAGAAACGGGATGAGGGGTATAAATCTTTATTGCAGAAAATTTGGAACAGGCATCAAAGTGAAATCACATCTCTCATCACAGCGGTTGATTATCGTGAGTCGTTATTAGAAGTTTTAAGAAAAGATTTTACCGAGCTTCATGAAATTTTAAGGGGCGTTTGGCTGGTTCAAAGCGCTTCAAAAACAATTCTTGATCAAGTTTCCGGAATGGGTGAAGTTTGGTCAGCTCAGATTTTAAATGCTTACCTAAAGTCTGAAGGAAGAAAATCTCAATGGCTCGATGCCAGAGACGTTTTAAGCGTCAGTTCTTCGGGAGTCCGGGTCATTGTGAATTGGGAAAAATCCAAAACACAATTAGAGTCTCAACTAGAAAAATTAAATTCCGAGGAGGAGCTTGAATTTTTGGTGATCACTGGCTTTGTCGCTCGGGAAGAATCGGGAGCTGTGACCACTCTGGGGAGAAATGGTAGCGACTACTCGGCCTCAATTTTTGGCGCTCTTTTTCACTCTCAAGAAATAATTATTTGGACTGATGTCGACGGGGTGCTATCTGCAGATCCCCGATGGGTGCCAGAAGCCGTGCTTCTTGATGAAATGTCGTATTCTGAAGTCACGGAGTTAGCCTATTTCGGAGCCAAGGTGGTTCACCCAGCAACCATGGCTCCAGCTATTGAGTTGTCTATTCCCATTTGGATTAAAAATTCACTAAAACCGGAGGGACGTGGGACCTGTATCCATAAGGATGCTAAATCAGATCGACAAGTAAAGGGATTTTCGACTATCGATAAAATGTCCTTAATTAATTTAGAAGGAACGGGAATGGTGGGCGTTCCTGGAGTGGCAGAGCGCCTATTTGGAGCTTTAAGATCTGCAGGTGTGAATGTGGTTTTGATTTCCCAAGCCAGTTCAGAGCAATCGATTTGTTTGGCAATTGAGGAATCCCAAGGGCCTCTGGCAAGGCAGGCCATAGAGCAAGCCTTTGCCTTAGAATTTCAAAAAAACTTAATTCAGCCCCTTCAGATAACAAACGACATAAGCATTCTTGCCGCTGTCGGAGATAACATGCAACACACACCAGGGATTGCAGGTCGTTTCTTTACGGCCCTTGGACAGAGTGGAATCAGCGTTCGAGCCATCGCTCAAGGGTCCTCGGAACGAAATATCTCTGCGGTTATTGATACCAAAGATGCCGTGAAGGCTTTGCGTACAGTTCATTCCTCATTTGTACTCCCACATCTGAATATTTCCCTTGGACTTATTGGAACGGGATTGATTGGAAGTACTTTTTTAAAACAACTTTCGGAGCAAACCGAAAGACTCAAAACAAGCAAAAAAATAAATATCCAGGTTCGAGCCATCGCCGATTCTAAAAAAATGTGGCTTTCTGAAAATGAAATTCCCTTACAGAATTGGAAAGAAGGATTCGAAAAATACTCTCAAGCATTGGATTTAAAAAAATTAAGTCATCACCTTCAATCTCATTATATTCCCCATTCAGTGCTTATCGAAGCGACAGCAAGTAGTTCTTTGACAACTCATTATGTAAACTGGTTGAACCAGGGGCTGCATCTGATTTCTCCAAACAAAAAAGCAAATACGGGCTCTTTTCAAGATTACAAAAATATCCGTCTCGCCATGCAAAGTAGCCAGAGACATTTTTTATACTCGACGAACGTAGGAGCAGGTCTTCCCATCATTCAAACTCTGAGGGATTTGAGAGCCACAGGTGATGAAATCGTCGAAATAGAAGGGATCTTAAGCGGGACGCTCTCCTATATTTTCAATGAGTTTTCTGGTTCTTTTTTTTCGAAAATTGTCTGTCAAGCCAAAGAGAAAGGTTACACGGAGCCTGATCCCAGGGAAGATCTTTCAGGTCAGGATGTGGTTAGAAAATTGGTGATTCTGGCACGGGAAATTCAAATTCCTTTAGAAGTGAATGAGGTTGAAGTGATGGGCCTTGTTCCTGAAAAAATGCAAAGTCTAACCAAAGACGAATTTATGGCACAAATTCAAGAGCTCGATGACCAGATGGAAAAGCGGTGGATGGCAGCAAAGGAAAAAAATGAAATTCTCAGATTTGTTGCGAGTATTGATTCTTCTGGAAAAGCTAAGGTTGGGCTTAAAAATTTGCCTTATCATCATGTATTTTCAAAAGTGACGGGAACCGATAACATCGTGCTTTTTAAAACTCGACGCTATTTCCATCAACCCCTGGTGGTTCAGGGACCTGGAGCTGGCCCTGAGGTGACTGCTGCCGGCGTTTTTGCTGATCTCTTGAGACTTTCACAATATTTGGGAGCTCCCTTATGA
- a CDS encoding homoserine kinase, translating to MTRALVRKAAKKPGKHSVKKSLNSATAFAPATVANVAVGFDILGFAINGLGETACVEKIPSAKVILNPIEGYPEIPLEPHLNTATAGLLELIKDQNLNFGFRVTLKKNIPMGSGLGGSSTSAVAALVAANALLKKKLSMEQLLHYALIGEQIASQSRHADNVAPCLVGGMVLIHQNQGKKISAKTSNSFFPIKIKSPKDLYCVIVLPEISIKTSEARKILSPQVPLASVIEQTRNLAGFILGCEKSDFDLMGLSLKDAIIETQRSHLVPFFSDIQKSALAAGALGCSLSGSGPAMFALGKGPSKAVKIHKAMLAMAAQKNLPIKGSWVSRISNRGARVIRGRG from the coding sequence ATGACCCGCGCCCTTGTCAGGAAAGCTGCGAAGAAACCTGGGAAGCATTCTGTGAAAAAATCTTTGAATAGCGCAACAGCTTTTGCTCCTGCAACGGTGGCCAATGTCGCTGTTGGATTTGATATTCTTGGCTTTGCTATTAATGGGCTTGGTGAAACTGCCTGTGTCGAGAAGATTCCGTCTGCAAAAGTCATTCTGAATCCCATTGAAGGGTATCCTGAGATTCCTCTGGAACCTCATTTAAATACGGCCACCGCTGGTTTGTTAGAACTCATAAAAGATCAAAATTTGAATTTTGGTTTTCGTGTCACCCTGAAAAAAAATATTCCCATGGGGTCAGGGCTTGGAGGTTCTTCGACCTCAGCCGTGGCAGCGCTGGTGGCAGCGAACGCCTTACTAAAAAAGAAATTATCCATGGAACAACTCCTTCATTACGCTCTTATTGGCGAACAAATTGCCAGTCAGTCACGACATGCCGATAATGTAGCTCCTTGTTTGGTTGGTGGAATGGTTTTAATACATCAAAATCAAGGGAAAAAGATTTCTGCGAAAACATCAAACTCCTTTTTTCCGATTAAGATCAAATCTCCCAAGGACTTATATTGTGTGATTGTTTTACCTGAAATTTCCATTAAAACGAGTGAGGCACGCAAAATATTAAGTCCTCAGGTTCCCTTGGCGTCGGTCATTGAGCAAACTCGCAATTTGGCAGGATTTATCTTAGGCTGTGAAAAAAGTGATTTTGATTTAATGGGACTCAGTTTGAAAGATGCAATTATTGAAACTCAACGCTCACATTTGGTTCCTTTTTTTAGCGATATTCAAAAATCAGCCCTCGCTGCGGGGGCCTTAGGTTGTTCTCTTTCTGGCTCCGGTCCTGCGATGTTTGCTTTAGGCAAAGGACCAAGTAAAGCCGTCAAAATTCACAAAGCGATGTTGGCGATGGCTGCGCAAAAAAATCTTCCTATAAAAGGTTCATGGGTTTCTCGAATTTCCAATCGCGGTGCCCGAGTGATTCGAGGCCGAGGATGA
- the thrC gene encoding threonine synthase, with product MKFFSTRGLALPCHLSEAIRQGLAPDGGLFVPSQWPSPQTFSQILHDSKWKELSFSQFAAKFLEPFFQEDPLAEHLEKICARAFNFPLPCVRIDDHTQVLELFHGPTSAFKDFGARFLALCFNHLEPDPRKQNSKRQPMVLVATSGDTGGAVAAAFSEFTDIPVCILYPKGQVSQRQEQQLTCWGEQVRAFSVVGTFDDCQRLAKEAFLSEYFRDHHHLISANSINLARLLPQMAYFAYTSLKHNSLKHASLKHQSRSGEAKGARFIIPSGNMGNAAAALWAQKLGFPIAKVIFAHNANSTIPDYFKTGQYRPRASLSTLANAMDVGHPSNFERILNLFPDRETLSKISAAFSVTDSQIRETIRFGYSKGQIWCPHTATAAYVRYHLLHAGNLDIADDEIIVATAHPAKFESIVEPLIPEKVKVPLTLQALLSKPSHKIEIDSNLEILAENLKI from the coding sequence ATGAAATTTTTTTCCACGCGAGGTCTTGCATTGCCCTGCCATTTATCGGAAGCCATCAGGCAAGGATTAGCTCCTGATGGTGGCCTGTTTGTTCCTAGCCAGTGGCCATCCCCTCAAACTTTTTCTCAAATACTCCATGATTCAAAATGGAAAGAGCTCTCATTTTCTCAATTTGCAGCAAAATTTTTGGAACCTTTTTTTCAGGAAGACCCTTTAGCTGAGCACCTTGAAAAAATTTGTGCGAGAGCGTTTAATTTTCCTCTACCCTGTGTAAGAATTGATGATCACACTCAAGTTTTAGAACTTTTCCACGGTCCCACCAGCGCTTTTAAGGACTTCGGAGCAAGGTTCTTAGCCTTATGTTTTAATCATCTTGAACCGGATCCCAGGAAGCAAAATTCAAAGCGCCAGCCAATGGTTCTTGTCGCGACAAGTGGAGACACCGGCGGGGCGGTGGCCGCGGCTTTTAGCGAATTTACGGATATTCCCGTTTGTATTCTTTATCCCAAAGGTCAAGTGTCACAACGACAGGAACAACAGCTCACTTGTTGGGGAGAACAGGTCAGAGCCTTTTCAGTTGTGGGAACTTTTGATGATTGCCAGCGCTTGGCAAAGGAAGCTTTTTTATCGGAATATTTTCGAGATCACCATCATTTAATTTCTGCTAATAGCATTAACCTGGCACGTTTGTTACCTCAAATGGCCTACTTTGCCTATACAAGTTTAAAGCATAACAGCTTAAAGCATGCCAGCTTAAAGCATCAAAGCCGTTCAGGAGAGGCCAAAGGAGCGCGATTTATTATTCCTTCGGGAAATATGGGCAATGCAGCTGCCGCTCTATGGGCTCAAAAGCTGGGATTTCCCATAGCAAAAGTAATTTTTGCTCATAATGCCAATAGCACTATTCCTGATTATTTTAAAACGGGTCAATATCGACCTCGAGCTTCTCTTTCTACTTTGGCAAATGCCATGGATGTGGGGCATCCTTCAAACTTTGAGCGTATTTTAAATTTATTTCCTGACCGTGAAACTCTCTCAAAAATCAGTGCCGCCTTTTCAGTGACAGATTCGCAAATTAGAGAAACCATCCGTTTTGGGTACAGCAAGGGACAAATTTGGTGCCCGCACACTGCTACTGCGGCCTATGTTCGTTATCACCTTTTGCATGCAGGTAATTTGGATATTGCTGATGATGAAATTATCGTGGCTACCGCCCATCCTGCAAAGTTTGAAAGTATTGTGGAACCTTTGATTCCAGAAAAAGTAAAAGTGCCCTTAACCCTGCAAGCGCTTTTATCTAAGCCTTCTCATAAAATTGAAATTGATTCTAACCTAGAAATTCTGGCAGAAAATTTGAAAATTTGA
- a CDS encoding DUF4423 domain-containing protein, with product MNLYDFDNYKKALKAFMSYRRQIFGGKFTFEKMAIHCGVQKTYLSKVMNSHVHLNPDQLFSACEYLKLSLDEIEFLLLLRESEIALNAKRGDLLNKKINRIRIDKLKITSEIRSHSLESVEPHKWEYFTNIELQLIHLFLTIPQYSKNPELICDKIGIEKNRLFLLINKLKDWNLVQSKNNKYLTTDPNLHLPEDSPVFQIFSILNRIKTIEKIKKTKLDSTEDYFFSVIFSSELKFQNILKKKLLDLIKETQTEVVKQKSEQVYQLNIDFFCWG from the coding sequence ATGAATTTATATGATTTTGATAATTACAAAAAAGCTTTAAAAGCTTTCATGTCCTATAGGCGACAAATATTTGGTGGCAAATTTACATTTGAAAAAATGGCCATTCATTGCGGAGTCCAAAAAACATATCTTTCGAAAGTGATGAATAGTCATGTTCATCTAAATCCTGACCAACTTTTTTCAGCTTGTGAGTACTTAAAACTGTCTCTCGATGAAATTGAATTCCTTTTGCTTTTAAGAGAGTCAGAAATAGCTCTCAATGCCAAAAGAGGTGACTTATTAAATAAAAAAATCAATAGAATACGTATTGATAAGCTAAAAATAACATCGGAAATTCGAAGTCATTCTCTGGAATCTGTCGAGCCCCATAAATGGGAATATTTTACTAATATTGAATTACAACTTATTCATCTTTTTCTTACAATTCCTCAGTACTCAAAAAATCCAGAACTTATCTGTGATAAAATTGGTATTGAAAAAAATAGGCTTTTTCTCTTAATTAATAAGCTCAAAGACTGGAATCTTGTTCAAAGTAAAAACAATAAATATTTGACAACAGATCCCAATCTCCATCTTCCAGAAGATTCACCTGTCTTTCAAATATTCAGCATTTTAAACCGGATCAAAACCATTGAAAAAATTAAAAAAACTAAACTCGACTCTACTGAAGATTACTTCTTTTCTGTAATTTTTTCTTCAGAACTAAAATTCCAGAATATTTTAAAAAAGAAATTACTTGATCTCATTAAAGAAACACAAACCGAAGTCGTGAAACAAAAATCTGAACAGGTTTATCAACTCAATATTGATTTTTTTTGTTGGGGTTGA